aacatctttgaccggactcgtctttggtctgatgaaataaacatctttgaccagacttggtttgtgttctaatttggcgattttttgtcgccgggatcgaactttcccttgtcctaattcggcgagttttatcgcgtggatcggactttcccatttaaccgaagtggtcttatgcagtaaacctctttgactagacatggtcgtccccggtcttatgaggtaaacttctttgaccgaacttggtcgtcctaattcggcgaggtttatcgcgtggatcggactttcccttattgcagttcgtttcagacgaagtgcttgttaagctgaattgcggtcttgtatcctccttggaagcttggactcacaatcgttggcttattgcagttcgtttcagacggactgcttgttaagctgaattgtggtcttatatcctccttagaagcttggactcacaatagtctttaataatcgatctaaaaaggggatcagtctttaaagaacgatataccttggtaccatttgtaagagacgacaagcacatagagacaaaacacatagagaaaaaaatgaaaaagacgaaagataaaaaactttaaactttttataaaacgacaagtaaaaggtacaagtaaaaacaaacaaataaaaacatgtacccctatgaccgaactagacacaagacagactgaccggactttgtctcttacaagtggaacttcttgaggttggagacgtgccatgttcggggtacttgttctcctgacatgtgagtcaatttataagaccctttgccgaggacttctgacacccgatacggaccctcccatgtgggttcgagtttgcccagcttttctgctcggcttacttcgttgtttctcaagacgagatctcccacttgaaattgaagctttttcaccctttggttataataccgggctacttgctccttatacttggctgcttttatgcacgccaattctcttctttcttcggcgagatctagttcggctctcagtccgtcgtcattcatttctgaggagaaatttagagttcggggactgggtacaccgatctccaccggaattacggcttcagtgccgtacaccagactatacggggtttcaccgttggaggttttgggtgtagttcggtaggaccacaggacttgagggagattttctacccattgtcctttggcttgttctaaccgggcttttaaccctttcaccagaatccggttcgttacttccgtttgtccgtttgcttggggatgggagaccgaagtgaaccgctgttgaatgttcagctcttggcaccaattcttgaatgtcttgtcggtgaactgagtcccattatccgagatgaggatgtggggtatgccaaatcggcacactatgttcttccagacgaagtccaatgcctttgagctcgttatcgtagctaatggttcagcctccacccacttcgtgaagtagtccacggcaacgataaggaatttcatttgccgaggagcttgaggaagtggtcccactatgtctatgccccattgcatgaaaggccaagggctttgcatagtgtatagatcggtctgcggcatccttgggacatttgcatgaatttggcacttcgtacacttcttgacgagctgcactgcctcttgtaccatggttggccaataatatccccatctcagaacttttttagctaaagctctggctccgatgtggctaccgcacgatccttcatgaacttctctgaggatgtagtccgtctcttctggtcctacgcaccgcaataacggctggaggtaagactttctaaagaggactccttcatgaagttcgtaccgaagtgctcggcacgtgatcttccgagcttctctcttatcctcgggcaattgtccttgatccagatactgcaagatcggcgtcatccagttcggcgagctagatactgaatgtacctcggcttcatcaatgcttcgatgcattaattcttccgcctttgagttcggatctgaggccaacttacttaaggtatctgctcggctattttccgctctgggaatgcggattatccgaaaataggagaaacttcggctgatgctttgcgctttgtccaaatacttcttcattctctcgtcacgagcttcacttgtacccaacatgtgatttactatgacttgtgaatcacaatggactttgagagatttgacgagcagactttgcgctaactggagtccggccaggagggcttcgtactcggcttcattattagtagtggggaataggaaccgaagtgagtaggttacctcgtgtccgtcgggagcgacaagtaaaataccagctccacttcccatcttgtttgaagctccatctacgaatccgctccagcagtccggcggctctacttcggattccaagggctgtgctagttcggcattggcagaattcttctgttcggcaataacaggaattgcttgatcgaactttgcttccgcaagaaaatctgccaaggcttgtcccttgatggctttccgaggtagatattcaattgtgtgctctcccaactctatagcccacttggcgattctgcctgatgcttctggtttggtcaacacttgccgaagtggcagatcagttaggacgcataccttgtgagcatagaagtatggccgcagtcttcttgctgcatttactaatgccagagcaattttttccagaggttgataccttgtttctggacctcttaatgctcggcttgtaaagtagatgggaagctgctttaggccttcttctcgtacaagcaccgcgctgatggtttgatccgatgccgctaagtataagaatattacttcggcttcggttggagcagagagaataggaagctcggctagataacttttgagctcgtcaaaggcctttttctgctcggctccccactcgaactttggtgcctttttcaacaccttgaagaacggcagttgcttttcggctgcttgggaaaggaatcgattcagtgcggctagacatccggttagcctttgcacgtcatgtatggacttcggcattgccatgttctgaacgatttgaacttttgaggggtttgccttgagtccgtcctttgaaacccaacaacccagaaactttcccgaatctaccaaaaaggtacacttttggggattaagtttgaggttggctttcttgagcacgttgagagtggacttgaggttgtgctcgtactccgaagtgcttttgcttttgacgactatatcgtcaacatacacttcgacctcctttccaatcaggtgccgaaaaagcttgtctaccatcctttgataagtggctccggcattctttaaaccgaatggcatctttttataagcgaaaatgccgaaatcagtaatgaaggccgtttttgaagcgtcaatctcatccattaaaacttgatggtatcctttgtacagatcaagaaaacaaaaaatttcaaagcctatcaaagcttctacttttttatctatgttcggaaggggatagcaatctttgggacagtgcttatttagatcggtgaaatctatgcacatccgccatcctccttcctttttcttgatcatgacaggattggccacccacgaaggatacttcacttcgaataacacatccgccttcaataattgacggacttcgtcatggatgacttgacttcgttctgccgcaaagagtctttgcttctgttttatcggccggactgaaggatcaatatttaaccgatgagtgattacctcggggggcactccggtcatgtccaacggagaccatgcaaagacgtctttatactccttgaggagctggatggttttttcccgaagtaggggcgttcccgcgaagccgatcttaaccgttctggatggatcgtcttcgtacagctgaactgtcatcgagttcggctccggtatgacttcggtcatcgcctctgactccggctgctgtgattgctatgcttggtggtgccgatctgactgctcggcacttctaagcgcaatttgcagacattcctttgctctcttttggtcacctcggatgaccgctatccctcctttagtagggatcttgatggtgaggtgataggtggagcaaacggcccgaactgcgttgagccagtctcttcccaggatgacgttgtacggggaccgagctttcaccacgaaaaactcaatcatcgtactggagctagtaggcgctttccccaccgtgatcggaaggctgataataccttcagggcgggtgtcctcctgagtgaagctcttcaggggaagcggagccggactgagccgagctgggtccacttctagtttgtcgaagcactctttaaaaagaatgctaaccgacgctcctgtatccacaaacaccctgtggatcagtttgtttgccactccggcttggatgacaatggcgtcttggtgaggagagatggccgggacgggatcagcagccgagaacgtaatcacttcgtcctgcttcagccttttatgcgttggctcctctcgattggagcctctgcgttctgacttcagggacgacttggtcttcccggcagggagcgcgtcaatagtctggattactccatcatattgcggctcgtcatcgtcttcgggatccggctgccttttcggatcctgaggggcgcagttcgcaccactctgctttttattcttctttggctgcttacttcggtattttttcaatgtccctgccttcacaagaacatcgatacctgcagccaagtttctgcactcctcagtatcgtgaccgtggtcttgatggtaggagcagtagttatcctggggtcggcgcgcggctgatttcgtcatccgctttggcttttcgaacaggtcagagtgcagttcgaaaatttccgctctcggcttgttcagcggtacgaactgagcgggcgacttctcgggattgagacgaggtcccaatctgtcttgcaccggagccctttgaattctttcaaatggagtccggcgaggatgcccctgatcgctatgatcgggcttccttctgtctcctcgggtcgatgagctgtctaacgaccgtttgcgacggtctgcctcatcggcccgggagtactggtccgcaatgtcccacatttcctgagctgtctgcggaccgcactcaacgagcttcctgtagagagctccgggcaagattccattttggaatgccgagatgacaagcagatcgttgagatcgtctacttgcagacattccttgtggaatcttgtcataaagtcgctgattttttcgtcgcgaccttgacgaatggaaagcagctgagccgaagtgatccgggcttccgctttctgaaagaacctcctgtggaaagcatccattagatctcggtaagatctgatgctgccctgggggaggctatcgaaccaccttctcgcgttcccgatgagcagctcgggaaacagcttgcacatgtggacctcgttgagaccctggttcgccatgttatattgatagcgccccaagaaatcgtgagggtccacgagcccgtcgtaagtcatcgacggagttcggtagttctgtggtaggggagttcgggtgatgtcgtccgagaacggagtcttcagtgctccgtacacggcgaatccgatatctcgtcggtatggaggagattgagttctcctgtgattccggtaccgaggaggagctggaatatgtgggggacggggattctttctcctgggagatgcgacactactgcggtagtgactttcttgtgcggagggagaaggagaatccgtcgttttcgtctccggctgcttttggctttttcgcaggaaggttaagaattcctcctgcttttcagccaaaaactgcttgacagcctcattcaaatcgggctgctgggaagactcagtgggacgatttttggagcggcttgttccttcgccatgagaactggtggtggatttatccctaggctgttttcccgacctatgggatggattggcttcctcctggttctcacgggctggaatacgggtattctgcgatctggtatgcatttttttggtggaaaaaatggatcaaaaattcgctttatcacaaattttgttctctgtttcccacagacggcgccagtgatgaatccgcgaattttgatgttaataaatgctggtagagaatgaagattatgacacagaatttacgtggttcgatttactgaggtaaatctacgtccacgggaagaagggagggcaagattgtattgcttgatctgggattacagcttacaacacagacttgctatatggtattttttctctagagagcttaacccttttctatctgatctaagttctatttatacattgaactaagatcgtggtttgcagccccactaacaagatcgtgggtgagcaataactgctcaataactgcttcataccactaaatagatcgtgggtatagtggaggtcgtggaggcctttcatgagtccactaactcctagttcggtcgaatgctgagaccgaactgctggactttaccgatcagctcttgccgatctgagaggagagcttgactggtcggcttttaccgagctgtaggctgagtccgaactctttggtcgtgccgaactctttggtgccgaacagatactctttcttgggctctgggctgtcactgttattgggcttgccattagggtttagttcgtaccccatcaacaTTCCCTATTAATAAATCAATACCACCTGCTTAACTAATACTCACAGGGGCTCTTGGTGGTCtatctgctcttgtgtcttgaCTTTCTGCTTCAGCTTCCTCGGCATCTCTTGCACTTCTATATGTATCAGAGGAGGAGGGAACATTCCCTCGTGTCCGAGATAAAACTTTTGAGGCCTGACCAATTATCAGAAAAGTCTAATGTATGCGAAAAGGAGGACAAAACATGAGGCGGAAAGACACATAGGGACATAATGTAAGCGCCAAATTCGAAACAGAAGATGCAAGGTGGGGCACTCCTGCTATTTGTGGTCGTTGATGCCACGAGATGTTCTTCAAATTTATTCTAGGAAATTTAGATTGTTCATTAGCACTATCTTGACGTGTTCTCATATTTCCTGAGTTTGTCTTATTAAACACAGCAGTATCACTTGATACAGTAACTATTCCGGTAATCTCACCCTCATACAGTGGGCTCAGTGTAACTAGCGCGATGAAACTTTGACCAGATCGCTTCCTGAGAGGGAGTTGCCCTGACCATGATTCTCCAATTCTCATTCTCTCCATGATTGCTAGAACTAAATTATGATGCTCTTCATCAAAAAGTAGTTCAACTGCTCCCTGTCCTATTACTTCAGAGTCTTTATACCCAAACAATTTTTCGGCAGCGCAATTCCTGCAACATGAGATTTTCCCCCTTATTCTATGTAATATGGGCAGCAAATGCCTGTACTCTTTATTAGCATAAGGATGTTGGAGGTTCAAAGATTCAATAGGTAGAAGAATGAGCAACTACTATCCAATATTATCCAACCTATTCCAGTTTTAGAGGATTTTGATTGTGATAGCTGAACATGTTCCATTTACTCAAATTTCAACGAATCCAAACAACAGTAATATGAAGCTTTCCTACCATGACAGCACACATAAATAGTGATATTAAACCTTATTAACTGTTCTTCTATATActtcacaccaaaatcaatGCTGGAGAGTTCTcacttaaaaaaaaatcaactgcCAGATGTTCATACTCACAATATTAAGGCAAAAAACATTCTGCACAGCATTAAATCATCTTTATTTCCCACGATAACATCCCCAACCAGATTTGACCTAATTCAAACCAACTTGATCTTGGAggtctttcttcttttgtgctaagagagtaatggaattccaatttaatgaaggagaatagattcattctaattgagggagtgacgcataatgattgtgcgtcgttcttaatgaaacgcataaccattatgcgtcgttaattaatgacgcataaggattatgcgtcgcttaacgacgcataagggttgtgcgtcgctCATGAACGACGCACattggttatgcgtcgttaaggcGGCTTTTATCTGCCTCCAGTCACACGCAGATCACAGAACGCACCTTCATACACTTTCAATTCCTCTATCtcggcgatttccggcgatttctccatatgatccggtaatttgttcatcaatttagctacattcatcattattcatgtttattgtgctttcatttgttagttttacccaatttatacaaattagggcttgtaggaaaatgtccataattgtcgttggtttatatgtttttgatgcagaaatcatgcaagtatttgtgagtttgtattggggtggtagagtagttcaactaccacatatgggtattggttatgacccacctcgtgcgaggagctccatTATATTAAATTCAGGTGTTTCCTATTATGAGTTGGTAGCAATGATTTGTGATGCGAtgggaatagatatgaaccaacacacaattgaattattatggagacaatgtatagtctatggttccggtatgagttatacatgttctgtgattcGCAATGATGATAGtgtaatgtttatgttcaacaatgctcaaaattcaagtgggtgtattgaattatttgttgagtattcacctgtgaggagtgaagaaatcccaccagttgttgattatggtattggagcatctgcgaggtttgaacaaatgagttttgagtgtggtattggatcatctgcgagggtggaccaaatgaatgagcagagagatgttgtagatgttgtagatgttgctgatgttggtgttggattgaatgatgaggtagatgatgcagatgatcttgatgagccaaggccactatccgagacagagccagaccccgatctcagtgatggtgatggtgctgatgatgtcggtgctagttctgatgatgagatagtaccatgtaaacctgttatgcaaggtgaacaaccacttccggaatacaatcctaatgggtttagattctttcgtgaattaccaagtcgtccTTCTGAAGTATCGGATGATGTGGGAGGTAATGAACACAGCCTTTTGTATTGGAATGAGAATGAGccgcatcggattgtgttgggaacaaaatttgattccaagctacacgtgaaaactgctataactatgtggagtttatggaatgaaaaacagtttaaggttgtcgagagcaaattaagaaggtggcatgctgtatgcaaatttccagcaggaacgacagtcacaggggcaggcatcatcagcaccaccgacgctgaaaaggcgagggaatgtaagtgggaggtttcagttacacaaaggtcgcatgacgatatgtgggaagttaggaagtggaagaatCGACATACCTGTATAGGCCATCGTGCTAATagagatcatgctaacttttcagccccaatgatagctctgttgattcgacatcatgtgcgacaatgtgccgatttcaaggtcttctcaataatagctgatattcaagacagatttggtgtgttaatcagttataagaaggcgtggtatgcaaagagaaaggctatagagtttgtatacggtggatgggaggagtcgtttaggcagttgccaagctacatgtttgaactccagtcacagaatatgggcacaattgttgagtggaagcataacgatctgttgagtcagaggcgtacaatggtgttcaactatgttttctgggcatttgggcctgcaatacatgcgttccagaaggccgcaccggtgttaacagtggacgggactcaccttcgaggaagatttaaaggtaagttgcttgttgcttgtggttttgatgctaacaagacatgcttgcctattgcatatgctgtggtggatgaagaaaccaATGACAATTGGtcgtggtttttggatcatgtcagaacTCATGTAGTGAAATACGAGAGGTAGGTGTGCattatatcagataggcataaaggactcttgaatgcaatggagtctgaaatcatgactagggccccgcagatacaccacaaattttgtttgcttcatgtgagggcaaatgtgttgaagaagcaCAAGGGCCCCAATGTGAAGGCCATTATATGGAAGTTGGGGGTCAGTTCTCAGGAACGTAAATTTGCCAGAAGACGTCGAGCACTATATGATGTCAACAGTGGTGCGGTTCGAATGCTGAATAGGATTACAAAAGAATGTTGGTCATTGTGCTACGATGATGGACTTAGGTGGGGGGTGGCCACCACAAACATGTCGGAGTGCTACAATAACGTCTTGAGGGGTGTGAAAGAGTTGCCGATTAGAGCGTTGgttgatttgacattttggaGGACGGTAAAATGGTGGGCGGAGAAGAAGACAACAATAGAACACACCGAAGGTGAATTAACCCCATGGGCGAGGGACAGACTTGCTAAGAATGACTCAAAGGGGCGAAAACATTACATCACTGTCATTGACCGAGATCTAGGGAAGTACCATGTCCGAACTCGAGGAAGAATCGTACAAGGAGTGTCAAAGGGCAACAATGTTCAAATAGTCAGGTATTTGGAATCGAGTTGCAGTTGTggtaagtggcagatgtggagaatcCCTTGTTCGCATGCTTGTGCGGTTACTAGAGACAGAGGTCATGTTATGATTGACCTCATAGATGAGAAGTACTACCTAGGTACATGAAGATCACAGTACTATAGTGAAGTTTCATTTGATGCACCAAGACATGAAGAGTATTGGGTTGCACCTTCATGGAAATTGTGCATCACCCCTCAGCAGTTGATTCCTAGAACGCGTGGCCGAGTTAGAAGAAGGAGGATActtaatcaaatggatgtccaGAAGGAGGATGAACCGAGAGCTCCCCGTCGTTGCAGAAATTGCGGGATAGAGGGGCATGACCGAAGAAATTGCTCAGCCGGTGCCGTTCAGTAAAGTCATGGTAGCCATTTGCATCTGAACTTGTGTATTTGAGATGTTATGTATGTATCAACATTTGTGAGATGTTGTCGACATTTATGATGTGTTTTATTATGTCTAGACTAAAAATTTTGTAACATTATGTGTTTCAAAAAGCCACACACAACCCGGAAAAAATGTTCAAAAATGTGAATTCAGTGCAAAAACGAAATTCACTTggtgacgcataagcattatgcgtcacCAATAAACGACGCATAACACTTATGCGTTACCAAGtaacgacgcataagagttatgcgtcaccAAGTAAAGACGCATAATAGTTATGCGTCACAAAAGCAATTTCGTTCAGCACTGTTTAGTCCAGaaacttcgcccggtcgggcgatttacGTGCCtaaaacgcccgatcgggcgattttatgtttcaaaattttatatttgtttcatAATACGGTTTATATTTGGTATTCGTTTATATTTGTAACcgaattttatatcaaaatcataatactgatttatcaaaatcataatactTCGATCGGTCATATGTTGATATTCGTTTATATTTgtttatcaaaatcataatactGTTCATTCAACCATAGAAAACATGGAGCTTGATCCTATTTTTCAtcacataaaaaataatcaaccACAACCTGTTTCAATAGACACAAATACTGACATATGACCGAAATCTATCTAGATGGAGGCGTGAACTTTGTTGGAGCCTTCCCTTTGTTCTTCCTTGTTGAGAAGCCCCTGAATACATTCTGCATAGCCCGGCCAATCGTACTTGATGATCGTGAGGATCCCGCGGTCGGTGGTCGGAATATTACTTCGTCATGTTCCTCCCCGCCCTATTCTTCCGGACCCTCTTCTTCCTGACCCTCTTCttcccctccctcttcttccggACCCTCTTCTTCCTGACCCTCTTCTTCCCCCCACACGATCCATAAATTGATAATTCTGAAAGTACGTGTCACGTCCTTGTTGAGATGCATCCCAATCAGACACACCTCCAAAGAATGAATCACATGACGCGCGTGCTCCCCATTGCGAGGGCTCAATGCTTGCACCACTCAACTGAGACCATCCTGGGGGATCGTACTCCGGACTCAAGGGCTCTGGTACCGCATACTCAGGTTGCGGTTGCTGCTGCTGCGCCAACCTATGCTGTCGTGTAATCCCGTGCCCACCCGTCCAGACACCCGGCAGTCCATGACGAAGAGAAGTTGGTGGGCGTGGCGGCACGACCACATTTTGCCGTTGAGAAGATGGATACTCCATCGCATCAGCATGGTTCATCGCACGAAGTGCCGAAGCAGCCATGTCTCGAATCTGCCTGAACCGAGGGTCTGTGTCATGCTCAGAGGTCAAATGCCATATCCCCTGAAGGGTCTCAACCTAGATAACAAAAATACAAATGACATCATACCACGTGGAGcaatacaaactttaaactaaagacgtttttatatacaaaaacatcACATACCGCCAATAAATTAGAAGAGGCTGCCTCGTTCATCCCGTCAGTTGACTGTGTCCCAGGTTGAACTAGGTACGACACGGTGATCCTATTGTACCACGCCATATAACCCGGATTAATGCGACCATCTAGTGTCGCCGTTGCGTGGTCAAAAGTTGCTTGGAACCTGTCGTGGCGCAAGTCCCATTCATTAATGAAGAACTTATGTACCTTAGCCCAATCAGCGCCCTTCCTCCCACGGCGATGACTTTTACTCAAATGGCCGGAGCTATGTAGCATCCTATCACAGTACTGAGGAATACGCTGGTAGCGGTTAAATTGTCGACAAACGCGTCCAGCCTCGTGTGCCTCGACAAATGACCAGCACACCAAATAAGTATCGCACAAGTAGGATGCAGTCGAATCAATGCAGTACTCAGGGAGGATACAGTCTGCATAGGGTGTCCACAGaaactacaaacaaataaaataaaaaacacaattaatttcatactatagtaagtaaattcattaattaagaCAACACAAATAAATTTCACCTGGCCAGGACGGATCAGTGATAACTGATCACGATAATGAGCTACTGAATGTCGGGGcgcatttccaatttcagtaactccgtgccacctatacataatattaatgtcaaaagttatcaacaaaacacataattatgtgagttaatttaaacaaaaa
This Salvia splendens isolate huo1 unplaced genomic scaffold, SspV2 ctg540, whole genome shotgun sequence DNA region includes the following protein-coding sequences:
- the LOC121790541 gene encoding serine/threonine-protein phosphatase 7 long form homolog, which encodes MASASSEQQLCYGPEDPSLLFHQSEHISSSLLANGTTNVLRSRRTESKVWALPIHENVMYWLGVWGFRGVVECGRPMRMDNELITALIERWRPETHCFHLPVGEVTVTLHDVQSLWGLRADGRAFTGRDYPVGFEDWSSKCRDLLGWIPDSETETKHGGLLMTSLIHQATMPLGDGLPVYAYIQRARIHALILLGGLILPDTTGCKVPFMWLNALDDPEDVANISWGSAALAYLYHYLCEASVGRQRRDVGGPMVLLQLWAWERMPTLRPAFLISPMHTPYTPCGAKWHGVTEIGNAPRHSVAHYRDQLSLIRPGQFLWTPYADCILPEYCIDSTASYLCDTYLVCWSFVEAHEAGRVCRQFNRYQRIPQYCDRMLHSSGHLSKSHRRGRKGADWAKVHKFFINEWDLRHDRFQATFDHATATLDGRINPGYMAWYNRITVSYLVQPGTQSTDGMNEAASSNLLAVETLQGIWHLTSEHDTDPRFRQIRDMAASALRAMNHADAMEYPSSQRQNVVVPPRPPTSLRHGLPGVWTGGHGITRQHRLAQQQQPQPEYAVPEPLSPEYDPPGWSQLSGASIEPSQWGARASCDSFFGGVSDWDASQQGRDTYFQNYQFMDRVGGRRGSGRRGSGRRGRGRRGSGRRGSGRIGRGGT